Proteins from a single region of Cydia amplana chromosome 17, ilCydAmpl1.1, whole genome shotgun sequence:
- the LOC134655687 gene encoding phosphofurin acidic cluster sorting protein 1 isoform X5: protein MTEKNKSEKMTNTSKPVPMKLFAAWEVDRTPSNCIPRLCTLRVTRLRVCGALGEAGGGAAGGAGAGAVILAARMHSSKRTLRSNDIAVPPMDVELDLCFSLQYPHFVKRDGNRLQIMLQRRKKYKNRTILGYKTLAEGVIRMDQVLQRSMDMELELTGVGCKGGAAAGQPVARLSITGLASTPVDHDTKNNNNMLITERGYSDEEEEGEFSSVEEADEMTYGAPARRRTHRQLTFNKADLSYTKQRNLKQKFAALLRRFRVPDEMGERGAARDTHHAQRDIDELFQELESLSCGEGEDSGPDQMDTISIGSTPKPSLRPFFSSSRSLANQDHHRHSNVSRHASLASTQLSERLAVTVPLTESEAIRSSAGDERGSEGNSDGDLTADAPVSGASVSSSPPNETKVQEDKRSRLFRSATSGGNLTPAGATRKKNSLAASDRPLSAHELPVQSPTTQEPRRTMLEQISRLLGDDAPLPECVAVAPPGAAAALHALGVPTIVTPAPHAPDARPLLQALYARAGKQSVRRGCIRVVVAGGDGAAAAALRAHAELAARRPHDAPPIRFYIVPIGGITVARHLAATDTAYGALFGDAWAACCDRAAEGSLPDQTEMSSRIARYLNSIGPVNNVPIGEAMVAYRERSGDEDASQTFVPFIAEVRVGCSEGGVSSLELEEGGSPPARPSPPATPAPLELQPPLLAREPLELQLDYWLVPGRATEGADGKVTVKASFRALHVTRQNAHLCITYLTKEKKQKIMRLGKKKEKTGEAEPGRAQTVDGIARLICSAKGSHNLPLKVYIDGTEWNGVKFFQLSTQWQTHVKTFPVATCGAPLAPPET, encoded by the exons GCTATGCACACTACGCGTCACCCGTCTCCGCGTTTGCGGTGCCCTTGGCGAGGCGGGCGGCGGGGCGGCGGGCggagcgggcgcgggcgcggttATCCTGGCGGCCCGCATGCACAGCAGCAAGCGCACGCTGCGCTCCAATGACATCGCCGTGCCGCCCATGGACGTTGAGCTCGACCTGTGCTTCTCGTTGCAGTACCCGCATTTTGTTAAGCGAGATGGCAATAG GTTGCAGATTATGCTACAGAGACGCAAGAAATACAAGAACCGCACCATTTTAGGATACAAGACGCTCGCCGAGGGAGTTATTAGGATGGATCAG GTGCTGCAGCGCTCCATGGACATGGAGCTGGAACTGACCGGAGTTGGCTGCAAAGGTGGCGCCGCTGCAGGCCAGCCTGTCGCCAGACTATCCATCACCGGGCTGGCGTCCACGCCCGTCGACCACGACACTAAGAACAACAACAACATGCTCATCACTG AACGAGGCTACTCGGATGAAGAGGAAGAGGGCGAATTCAGCTCCGTGGAGGAAGCAGACGAGATGACGtacggcgcgccggcgcgccgcaggACGCACCGGCAGCTCACGTTCAACAAGGCAGACCTATCCTACACTAAG CAACGCAACCTGAAGCAGAAGTTCGCCGCGCTGTTGCGGCGGTTTAGAGTGCCAGATGAAATgggcgaacgcggcgcggcaaGGGATACGCACCACGCGCAGAGGGACATAGATGAATTGTTCCAG GAGTTAGAGTCGTTATCATGCGGCGAGGGCGAGGACTCGGGCCCCGACCAGATGGACACCATCAGCATCGGCTCCACGCCCAAGCCCTCGCTGCGGCCCTTCTTCAGCAGCTCCCGGAGCCTCGCCAACCAGGACCACCACAGGCATTCCAATG TGAGCCGGCACGCGAGCCTCGCCTCCACGCAGCTCAGCGAGCGCCTCGCCGTTACCGTCCCACTCACAG AATCGGAGGCGATTCGAAGCTCGGCGGGCGACGAAAGAGGGAGCGAAGGGAACAGCGATGGCGATTTAACGGCCGATGCGCCAGTTTCTGGTGCTTCAGTTTCCAGCTCACCCCCCAACGAGACCAAGGTTCAG gaggACAAGCGCTCCCGCCTCTTCCGGAGTGCGACGAGCGGAGGCAACCTCACGCCGGCCGGCGCTACGCGTAAGAAGAACTCGCTGGCCGCCTCAGATCGACCACTTTCAGCACATGAGCTGCCCGTACAGAGTCCTACCACACAAGAG CCTCGCCGCACAATGCTGGAACAAATCAGCCGCCTCCTTGGCGACGACGCGCCGCTCCCGGAGTGCGTGGCCGTGGCGCCGCCTGGCGCGGCCGCGGCGCTGCACGCGCTGGGCGTGCCCACGATTGTCACCCCCGCACCTCACGCCCCGGACGCGAGACCGTTGCTGCAGGCGCTGTATGCGAGGGCTGGGAAGCA GAGCGTGCGGCGCGGCTGCATCCGCGTGGTGGTGGCGGGCGGCGACGGCGCGGCCGCGGCGGCCCTGCGCGCGCACGCCGAGCTGGCGGCGCGCCGCCCGCACGACGCGCCGCCGATACGGTTCTACATCGTACCCATCG GTGGTATAACGGTGGCCAGACACTTGGCAGCCACGGACACGGCGTACGGCGCGTTGTTCGGCGACGCGTGGGCCGCGTGCTGCGACCGCGCCGCCGAGGGCAGCCTGCCCGACCAGACCGAGATGTCCTCCAGGATAGCCAG GTACCTCAACAGCATCGGGCCTGTGAACAATGTTCCCATCGGCGAAGCCATGGTGGCGTACCGAGAGCGCTCCGGAGATGAAGACGCCAGTCAAACCTTCGTACCCTTTATTGCT GAGGTCCGCGTGGGCTGCAGCGAGGGCGGGGTATCGTCGCTGGAGCTGGAGGAGGGCGGCTCCCCGCCCGCGCGGCCGTCCCCCCCCGCCACGCCCGCGCCGCTCGAGCTGCAGCCGCCGCTGCTGGCGCGCGAGCCGCTAGAGCTGCAGCTCGACTACTGGCTG GTTCCAGGCCGGGCAACCGAGGGTGCCGACGGCAAGGTGACAGTCAAAGCGTCGTTCAGAGCGCTGCACGTGACGCGACAGAACGCACACCTCTGCATCACCTATCTCACCAAGGAGAAGAAACAAAAGA ttatGCGGTTGGGTAAGAAGAAGGAAAAGACTGGCGAAGCGGAGCCGGGCCGAGCGCAGACTGTCGACGGTATCGCGCGACTCATATGCTCTGCTAAAGGCTCACACAATCTGCCGCTCAAAG